A window of Methanocaldococcus vulcanius M7 genomic DNA:
ATTTTTATCTTTTTAATCATATAAATCCTCCTATTTAATAGTGCATGATAGTATTAAATGTAGGAAGCATTAAATCGTATAAATAATGATACAAAATCAGATTTATTAATATCATTTAGTCAAATATTATATTAACTTGTTATTTTTCATATTTTCCTTCAATAAGTTTGAATGGTGAAATTATGATAAAGCTTCTATATGAAGGGATTTTAATTAGAGAAAATGGAATAATTAAAAAGGCATCATCCTCATCAACATTAATTATTACAAATAACAACAATATAGTTGTTGATACCTCAACAAGGGATATGGGATATAAGATTATTAAGGCATTGTCTGACTTAAATCTCTCTTCAAATGATATAGATGTTGTTATAAATACACATCTTCACTACGATCATATAGAAAACAATCCAATATTTAAAAACGCTACTTTCTATGCCTCTCCAAAAGAGTTCGGGTTTAATGACAACTTTGAAGATTTTAAAAAGTTTAAAGATAAAGAGATTAAGATTATTGAAACTCCGGGGCATACTTACGGTAGTATATCGGTTATCTATAAAGATTATGTTGTTGTTGGTGATGCCTCTCCTTTAAAAAATAATATATTAAAGATGATCCCTCCAAACTTAAATGTAGATGAGGAATTAGCGTTAGAGAGTTTAAAGAAAATTAGATGTCTAAGAAAAAATGTAATTACTGGGCATGAGGGAATTGTTTATAAGGAGGAGTTGTTATGAATTAAATTAACAAAAATTAACCAAATAACGTATTTTTTAATAGAAAGGGTATTTGTTTTTGTTTTGTTAACAACACTTATCATTTTAACATATATTTAAATATATAATATCATATTAAAAATATCAAAATTAATTAATTTATCAAAAACTATAAATATTATTTTTAAAATCTAAAACTTTGGTGAGATAGTATGCTCGTTATAAGGGTCTTTGGAACAGGATGTCCAAAATGTGATCAGGCGTATGAGAACGTTAAAAAGGCAGTTGAAGAACTCAATATAGAGGCAGAGATTATAAAGGTTTCAGACATTAATGAGATTGCTGAGTGGGTATTTTTTACTCCCGGAATTGCATTTGACGATCTTTTAGTTTTTGAAGGGGAGACACCATCAGTTGAGGAAATAAAAGAGGAACTTCTCGAATATTTAAAAGAAAAAGAAGGATAAAAATCTTGCATTTATACAAATTTGTTTTCGTTTAATTTTTATTTAATTCTAATTCTTAATATTTTTATAAAAAAGTTATAGGGTGTGTAATCATTAATTTAATAGCACATATGAATAGAATAATAAATAGAGTAATAATTATAAAAATAATCTATAATACATGTGCTCTACATGCTTTAACTAAGAAGATTAATGGTTTTGGAGGGAAAAAATGATCGTTTGGAACTTAATATGTCCAAAATGTGGTAAAAGGATGAGATTTAAAGTGGATGTATGTCCTTGTATGGCATCCGAAGTTGAACTTCCAAACTGTCCTGATTGTGGAGAAAAAATGGTTCACGATTATACTTCTTTAAAAGGGAGGAGAAAAATTAGGAGGAGATAAAATGGACATAATACAATATATCATAAACATTTTTAACGTTATGTTAAACACAATAGTTAACTACCTAAATGTAAATAGGATTTTAGCCCTCCTAACTGCCTTTTTAATGGCAGGAGGAATCGCTTCTATGATAAACAAAAACTTTATAATAAAATACTTCGGATCTGAGACACCAAAATATATATCCTACACTGTTTCGGCAATAAGTGGAACATTGTTGGCAGTGTGTTCCTGCACGATTCTTCCGTTATTTGCCAGTATTTATAAAAGAGGAGCAGGGATAGGTCCTGCCACGACATTTCTATTTTCAGGTCCTGCTATAAATGTTTTAGCCATCTTTTATTCCGCTGCTCTACTCGGATGGGATATTGGATTTTTAAGAGCGGTTTTTGCGATTTTTGTTTCTGTATTGATAGGGCTATCTATGGGTCTTATATTCAAAGATCACGATCTTAAAAGAAAATTTAAAGTTCCTAAAACTAAAAGCATATCATCAAGACCAATGTATCAAACAGTAATATTCTTTGCCCTTCAATTTTCAATGCTTCTGGTAATCACTGCCTCTCCAAAACTATTTCCAGCACTTTCAACCCCCATCTTCGGAAACTTTCTATTAAAACACCTGTTGTTTATAATTCTTGGAGTTTTTTTAGCAGTATCAGTAAAAATATGGTTTAGAGAGGAAGAAATAAAAAAATGGCTTAAAGAGAGCTTTTCTTTATTAAAAATTGTATTTCCTCTTCTAATCCTTGGAGTTGCAATAGCAGGGGCAATAAAGGCCATAATCCCTCCGAAATATATTGTTATGTATGTTGGAGACAACTCGCTATCTTCAAATTTTGTAGCGTCTTTTATAGGGGCTCTAATGTATTTCGCTACATTAACAGAAGTTCCAATAATAAAGGCGTTAATGGATTTGGGAATGAATGTAGGTCCTGCAATGGCACTACTTCTTGCAGGACCAAGTTTGAGTATTCCAACGATATTAACCATATCGAAAGTCCTTGGGAAAACAAAGGCATTGACTTACTTAGGTTTGGTGGTGTTCTTCTCCACACTATGCGGATACCTTGCTGGAAATCTATTGTCATAAATTTGGTTAATAAATATTCAGTTAACTATATATCTATTTTATTTTATCTTTATATTTTGCCTCTTTTCCTTTTCCTTTGTAGCATCTAAAACTGTATAGCTTATTCTTGAATTATCAAGCTTTTTTATAACCTTCTCTGCCATCTTTCCAGTTATCAATGCAATGACATTACAACCTCTATTGCATGCATTTACAATCGCTTCAGGAACTGCAAACCTTATCTCTGGTTCAACGTTTAGTTTACTTGCCACCACGTAGGCAACTGTTCCCATAGTAGCAATAACATAGTTATCTAACTCATCCATACTCTCTTTGATAAGATCGTAATTAACAGCCCTCGATCCACCAACAACTTCAGGAGGAATTCTAAATACAATAACTTTTCCTTTTGGAACATCAATGATCCCTTTAATTTCGCAAATAGATATATCCTCTCCCTTCTTTCCTCCATATAGAACTTTTGCCTTTGCCTTTCCTTTCGGCTCTTTTGAAGCATATAAAAGCCCTCTTCTCATAAAAAGATAAACGATCTCTCCATCCTCAATATCCTCATTGGCAATAGCAGGCCATATATCTTTATACCTATAAACAGCAGTGTTTATTTCATCTAAATAGTCCCTAAACTCAGAAATCCAGTTTTTTAATTTTCTCAGTCCTTTTTCAGTAACTACATACTCCCCTCTTCCCCTTGATTTTACATAACCTTCCTTAACTAAATTTCTTATATGTTCTGAGACAGCTTGAACTGTCACTCCCAAATTTTCAGCGATCTCTTTCTGTTTTATATGAGGTTGTTTTCTTATAATTTCAGATAAGACCTGAAATTCAGTTATGTTTCTCTTTTTCATATTTTCCCTCTCTATCCTATTAAAAATGTTTTGAGATCGTTGATCTTTTAATGCCATGCTTTGAGAGTAAATACAAAGATCGAGATCTCGGAAAGTTTTAATTACTAAAAATACATATACTTTTGATGATATTTAAATGTTAAAGATAACTTTAATTCGGTGATGATCGTGAATATCCTTATAGTTAATGATGATGGAATTTACTCCCCTTCACTTATAGCATTATATAACGCTCTAAAAGAACAGTTTAAAAATGCAGAGATAACGATAGTTGCTCCAACAAATCAGCAGAGTGGGATTGGAAGGGCAATAAGCTTATTTGAACCATTAAGAATGACAAAAGTGAAGTTGAATGATGATATTGTTGGATATGCTGTTTCTGGCACTCCAACTGACTGTGTGATATTAGGAATTTATCAAATACTAAAAAAAGTTCCCGACTTGGTTATTTCTGGAATAAATATTGGAGAAAATTTAGGAACAGAAATAATGACATCTGGAACATTAGGGGCTGCGTTTGAAGCGGCACATCATGGAGCAAAGGCAATTGCCTCCTCTCTACAAATGACAGCTGATCACTTAAAATTTAAAGAATTTGATATTCCGATAAATTTTGAAATTCCTGCGAAGATCACTGCAAAAATTGCTGAAAAGTATGTAAAATATGATATGCCCTGCGATGTTTTAAATATAAACATTCCTGAAAACGCAACCTTAAAAACCCCAGTGGAAATAACACGACTGGCAAGGAAAATGTATACAACACATGTTGAAGAAAGGATAGATCCAAGAGGTAGGAGTTATTACTGGATTGATGGCTATCCAATATTCGAAGAGGAAGAAGATACAGACGTTTATGTTTTAAGAAAAAAAGGACATATATCAATAACTCCCTTAACATTAGATACAACAATTAAAAATTTGAATGAATTTAAAAATAAGTATAAAGAGGTTCTTTGCAAGATGGATAAATAGTTTTTTAAATTTTTTATTTTTTAAAGATTTAAAGAAATACATTTTAGATTTATTAACTCAATTAACCCTTTAATCTCAATGATATTACAGTAATAACTAAAATATGGTTAAATAGGTCTTAAAATGTGATAGTAAGGTTTAAAACAAGTTTAAGGCATATTAAATTTTTTATCTTAATTTAATTATCTTTATTATTTTTAATTTTATTTCTTTTTTTATTCCTTTTATCATAAAATCCTTAATCATATCTCTTCACTAAATATTTAACATTTTTTTCATTTTTTCATTTTTATCCTTATATAGATTAAAAATTTTTAATGTTAATTAACTTTAAATATCACGATCACAAATAAATATAAGGTTTTGAACAGAGGAAAGGGTGATTTTATTGACTTGCACAATAATAGTCGGAGGACAATGGGGAGATGAAGGAAAAGGAAAAATAATAAGCTACATCTGCGATAAAGATAAGCCGTCAATTATTGCAAGAGGAGGAGTAGGTCCAAATGCAGGACATACTGTAAATATTGGAGGAAAGAGTTATGGAATTAGAATGATACCAACCGGATTTCCATACAAGGAGGCAAAATTAGCCATAGGAGCAGGAGTTTTAGTAGATCCAGAGGTTTTATTAAAAGAAGTTGAAATGCTAAAAGAATTTAACATTAAAGAGAGATTGATAGTAGATTACAGATCTGGAATTATTGAAGAGAAGCATAAGATTATGGATAGAAAAGATGAGCACTTAGCCAAGGAGATCGGAACCACTGGAAGTGGATGTGGGCCTGCTAACGTGGATAGGGTCTTGAGGGTTTTAAAGCAGGCAAAAGATGTTGAAGAATTAAAGGACTTTTTAGGAGATGTATCGGAAGAGGTTAATGATGCATTAGAGAGAGGAGATAATGTCTTAATCGAAGGAACCCAGGGGACTCTACTTTCTTTATATTATGGCACCTATCCATACGTAACCTCAAAAGACACAACTGCCTCATCCTTTGCTGCGGATGTTGGAATTGGCCCTACAAAAGTTGATGAGGTTATAGTTGTTTTCAAAAGTTATCCTACAAGAGTAGGAGCAGGGCCATTTCCAACAGAAATGTCGTTAGAGGAAGCGGAGAAACTTGGAATTGTTGAATACGGAACAGTTACAGGAAGAAGGAGAAGAGTTGGCTACTTTGATTTTGAACTGGCAAGAAAAGCTTGTCGGTTGAATGGAGCTACCCAGATCGCTTTGACAGGTTTAGATAAATACGATAAAGATTGTTATGGAGCAACTGACTACAACTCTTTAACTGAAAAGGCAAAAGAGTTTATAAGAAAAATTGAAGAAGAGACAGGCGTTCCTGTTACTATAATATCTACAGGTCCAGAGATGCATCAAACAATTGATTTGAGAAGTGAAAAGTTATAATTTACCACATTGAGTATAAAATGCTTCCCAAAATGATCCACCATACTAAGAAGGTCATAGAACTCAGCGTCTTTTCATTTATCAGGAGTTCTAAAAAGCTCCCAATTTTAGATAAAATTTTATTTTTTCTTTCTTTTAATAACTCTGGAAGAGCATTCCACACGTGAAATCCATCTAACGGCATGGCTGGAAGAAGATTAAATAATGCAAGTAAAAAATTAAACCAATATGTCCAATAGATGGTGTTTACAAGTAAAGATAGGGGTTCAGAAGGAGCCACTATAATCCCAAGCTTTCCTTCCTTAGATGATTGAATTTTGTAGATCTTAATTTTTCCATTTTCAATAACTCCAACATCATAAACTTTATTTGGCTGTATTGTTTTTGCAATATTTTTAAACTCCTCTAACGATGTTATTTTTTTCCCATTTATTGAATAGAGAATATCTCCCTCATGAAGAAATTTTGATGCAGGATCATTTAGACCTACTATTTTAAGTTCTGCTGGTAAGGAGTAAGTAAATGATAACATTGGGATTGATATTAAAAAGATTATGAGATTTGCAAGAGGCCCTGCTGAGGCAATAGCTCCTCTAACTTTTTTCTCTGCATTTTTAAAGTCATCTCCAAGTTCTACAAATGCCCCTAATGGAAATCCCAAGAACAACAGAATCCCGGAACTCTTAACCTTTATTCCAAAAGACCTCGCAAATACCCCATGGGCTAATTCGTGGACTGAAACTGCAATCAACAATGCAATAATTCCGGGAATCCAAGGTATTACATTACCAAATAGAAATATAACAGGTTTTCCTGCCTCTTTTGGAAGAGTTCCTGAAATAAGCTTGATACTCATCTCTAACAGGTTAAGTAGCATAAAACATCCGATTATAACACATATTGGAATGGAAAAAATCCCTATTTTTCTCCAAATTTTATATTTTCCTAACTTTTCAACTGTTTTTAATCCAATCTTAGTTCTCAAAATTCCAAATACTCCTCCATATGTTTTTAAATTTATAGAGTCCCTTACACTATAAAGTATCAACCAAACTATTATCGCGATTATAACAATAATTTTAGATGAATCCATCATTTTTCCTCCGTTATATTGTGAAGTGTATTAAAACTTATATTAAAACATTAATTAATAAATGAGAAGTATTTATGTTAAAGGTATAAGAGTATTAATGTAAGTCATATATCAGTCAATATTTACTTTATATTACAAAATTTTTCAACAATAAATTTTTTAGTAATATTTTAATAAACGTTTTCCAATCCATCAATTTCCCATTGATATTAAAACATTATCCATAACAGAATCTTATTACTTTCTGAGGTTGATATAATGAAAATAACAAGAATGCACGGAGCTGGCGGGAAGATAATGCAAGATCTCATAAAAAATATCATCTTAAAAAATTTAGAAATAACATCAGTAAATGGAGGCATTGGATTAGAGAGTTTGGATGACTCTGCAACGATACCAATAGGAGATAAAGAGATTGTTTTTACAGTTGATGGGCATACGGTTAAGCCAATATTCTTTCCAGGAGGAGATATTGGAAGATTGGCTGTAAGTGGAACTGTAAATGACTTGGCAGTTATGGGTGCTAAACCATTAGCTTTATCTTTATCTTTAATTATTCCAGAGGGATTTAACTTAGAAGATCTTGAAAAAATAATCAAATCAATAAATGAAACAACCAAAGAAGCAGAAGTAGCGATAATAACGGGAGATACAAAAGTTTCTGATGGAGTTGATGATGTTATAATCTCAACCGCAGGAGTTGGAATCGTAGATCGAGGAAAAGCAATAAGGGACTGTGGTGTTAAAGAAGGAGATGCAATAATTGTTTCTGGAAACATAGGAGAACATGGATTAGCAATTTTATTATCAAGAGAAGGTTTTGACTTTGAAACAGATATAAAATCAGATGTTGCTCCAATAAACAAACTAATAGAGAAAGTTTTAAGTGAAGGAATTCAAATCAACGCCATGAAAGATCCAACAAGAGGAGGTTTAGCGGATGCCTTAAATGAAATGGCGGAGAAAAGTAATATTGGAATAACAATTTTTGAAGACAAACTTCCCATAAGCGAAGAAGTTCAATCACTCTGCGACATACTCGGTTTAGATCCTTTAACAATAGCAAATGAAGGAAAAGTAGTTATGGCAGTTAAAAAGGAAGATGCAGAAAGATGCTTAGAGATCTTGAAGGAACATCCATTAGGAAAAAACGCTGAGATTATCGGCTATGCTACAAAAGAACATAAGGGAGTTGTAATGGAAACAATCGTTGGGAGAAGAATAGTTGATATGCCTATTGGTGATCCAATCCCAAGGGTCTGCTAATTGTTAAATCTTTAAAAGTTTTGATGAAACTTTTTAAAAATCCTGTTAAACTTTCTTCTAAAAAGAGGTGGAAAAATGAGATATGTTGCTTATAAAATTTATCCAGAAGAGTTTTTAAATAATGAGGTAGTTGATAATGCTTTAATTCTTGAGGGAAAAAAATTAAGAAGAGTTAGAATATTAGGAAGAGTAGAAAATGTAAATGTTGGTGGGATAATCTCTTTTTATGTGGATGGAGTTAATGTTAGATACTTTGAAGAAAAGCCCATCTATGTTGAGGAAGGTGATGTAGTGGATATAATAGGAAGGCCTAAGACATACAATGGAGAGAAATACCTTATGGCAGAAATCGTTAAAAGAAGAAATGAGAAATGGACAACACTCAGGAACTTAGAAATAAAAAAGACAAGGAAATATTTACTTAAAGCAGAAGATGTTGGAGATGATTTGGAAGAAGAGGTATTTAATGAAATAACAGGTAGGGACTTAGATACTATAAAAAATAAAATATTGGAGATCATAAAAGAGAGAGGGGAAATAACATATGAAGATTTAGTAGAAGAATTGAACATTTCTGAAGAGGAATTAGAAAACTGTCTATCTGATCTTATAAATTCGGGAGATATATTCGAGCCCCGACCACACATATACAAGGTTTTATAAATGAGAGGAACTATCTTAACACTTAATACTCTTTTTATTCAATATGGAAATTTTTTCAATTTGGAGGTGAAACGTTGTTATTAGAAGAAACGTTAAAATCATGTCCAATTGTTAAAAGAGGCAAATACCATTATTTTATCCATCCGATAAGTGATGGGGTTCCTCTTGTAGAACCAAAATTGTTAAGAGAAGTTGCAACAAGAATAATAAAGATAGGAAACTTTGAGGGAGTTAACAAGATAGTTACGGCTGAGGCAATGGGTATTCCACTGGTAACTACACTCTCGTTATATACTGACATCCCTTACGTTATCATGAGAAAAAGAGAATACAAATTACCAGGAGAAGTTCCTGTATTTCAATCAACAGGATACAGCAAGGGACAACTCTACTTAAATGGAATAGAAAAAGGAGATAAAGTTATTATCATAGATGATGTTATCTCCACAGGAGGAACTATGATTGCTATAATAAACGCGTTAGAAAGAGCAGGAGCTGAGATAAAAGATATAATTTGCGTTATTGAAAGAGGGGATGGAAAAAAGATAGTTGAGGAAAAAACTGGTTATAAAATAAAAACCTTAGTTAAAATTGATGTTGTAGATGGAGAAGTAGTTATACTCTAAAAAAATCATTTCATTTTAGTAATTAATTTGAAGTATTTGGTCTATAAACCCTCTCTTTAATTATTTCGTGCTATTGCTGTTATTATTTATTATTACTATTTTTAATTTTTAATAGAGGGATAAAGGATGATCGTTTTAAAAAACGCAAACATTGTGGATGTTTATAGTGGAGAGATTATTAAAGGGAATGTTGGATTTGAAAATAAAGAGATCGTGTTCGTGGATTTAGAAAACGATATTGAAAAACTATGTAAAAAAATTAATAACTCGGATATTAAAATTTTTGATTTAAAAGGTAAATACCTATCCCCTACATTTATAGATGGGCATATTCACATTGAATCATCCCACGTAATTCCCTCTGAGTTTGAAAAATTTGCTCTAAAAAGTGGAGTTAGTAGAGTTGTCATAGATCCTCATGAAATAGCAAATGTTGCAGGAAAAGAAGGAATTTTATTTATGTTAAATAATGCAAAAATCTTGGATGTTTATGTTATGATCCCCTCTTGTGTTCCAGCAACGAAGTTAGAGACCAGCGGAGGGGAAATAACTGCGAAAGATATAGAGGAGTTAATAATATTAGATAACGTTTTGGGATTAGGAGAGGTAATGGATTATATGGCAGTGATCAATGGGGATGAAGAAATATTGAAAAAAATAGAAGTTGCTAAGAGATATAAAAAATTAATAGACGGACACTGTCCTAAGTTAAGAGGGAGAGAACTTAATCAATATATAAAAGCAGGGATAATGAGTGATCATGAAAGTGTAGAAGAAGAGGAAGCATTAGAAAAACTCAGATTAGGATTAAAATTAATGGTTAGAGAAGGAACTGCATCTAAAAATATTTACTTACTAAAAATACGTAAAAAGATCTCTGATATTCGGAATATAATGTTAGTTAGCGACGATCTCTGTATTAAAGAGGCAGATGGATATATGTTTAATATACTAAGAAAAGCAACTAACTACATCTCACCAATAGAGGCAATACAAATGGTTACGGTAAATCCTGGTAATTATTTTGGATTGGACGTTGGAATAAAGCCAGGAAACGAAGCAAGTTTTGTGATATTTGAAGATCTTAATAATTTTAAAGTTTGTGATATAATTATAAAGGGAAAATTTTTGGAAGAGATTTTGAATGACCTAAATAAAATTAAAAAAAGAAATATTCCAAAAAATCTTTTAAACACGATGAACTATCAATATAAAAAAGAAATGGAGTTTTTAATTAAAGGAATTGATTATAGGGAAAGAGACGGCCTTGTTAGGGTAATAAAACCAATTAAGGACTCGTTAATAACAGAAGAATTAATATTCAGCGTCGAAGAGGTTAAACTTCTACTAAAAGAAAACGTAATAAATAAAATATTTGTTATCGAGAGACATAAAAACACTGGAAATATTGGAAAAGGATTGATTTACAATTTTTTAAATTGTGGGGCATTAGCTTCTTCCTATGCTCATGACTCTCATAATGTAATAGCCATTGGCAACGATGAAAAAGATCTTTCGATTGCAGTGAATAAATTAAAAGATATTGGAGGAGG
This region includes:
- the hypE gene encoding hydrogenase expression/formation protein HypE, translated to MKITRMHGAGGKIMQDLIKNIILKNLEITSVNGGIGLESLDDSATIPIGDKEIVFTVDGHTVKPIFFPGGDIGRLAVSGTVNDLAVMGAKPLALSLSLIIPEGFNLEDLEKIIKSINETTKEAEVAIITGDTKVSDGVDDVIISTAGVGIVDRGKAIRDCGVKEGDAIIVSGNIGEHGLAILLSREGFDFETDIKSDVAPINKLIEKVLSEGIQINAMKDPTRGGLADALNEMAEKSNIGITIFEDKLPISEEVQSLCDILGLDPLTIANEGKVVMAVKKEDAERCLEILKEHPLGKNAEIIGYATKEHKGVVMETIVGRRIVDMPIGDPIPRVC
- a CDS encoding MBL fold metallo-hydrolase, with protein sequence MIKLLYEGILIRENGIIKKASSSSTLIITNNNNIVVDTSTRDMGYKIIKALSDLNLSSNDIDVVINTHLHYDHIENNPIFKNATFYASPKEFGFNDNFEDFKKFKDKEIKIIETPGHTYGSISVIYKDYVVVGDASPLKNNILKMIPPNLNVDEELALESLKKIRCLRKNVITGHEGIVYKEELL
- the hpt gene encoding hypoxanthine/guanine phosphoribosyltransferase; translated protein: MLLEETLKSCPIVKRGKYHYFIHPISDGVPLVEPKLLREVATRIIKIGNFEGVNKIVTAEAMGIPLVTTLSLYTDIPYVIMRKREYKLPGEVPVFQSTGYSKGQLYLNGIEKGDKVIIIDDVISTGGTMIAIINALERAGAEIKDIICVIERGDGKKIVEEKTGYKIKTLVKIDVVDGEVVIL
- a CDS encoding MTH895/ArsE family thioredoxin-like protein codes for the protein MLVIRVFGTGCPKCDQAYENVKKAVEELNIEAEIIKVSDINEIAEWVFFTPGIAFDDLLVFEGETPSVEEIKEELLEYLKEKEG
- a CDS encoding permease; the protein is MDIIQYIINIFNVMLNTIVNYLNVNRILALLTAFLMAGGIASMINKNFIIKYFGSETPKYISYTVSAISGTLLAVCSCTILPLFASIYKRGAGIGPATTFLFSGPAINVLAIFYSAALLGWDIGFLRAVFAIFVSVLIGLSMGLIFKDHDLKRKFKVPKTKSISSRPMYQTVIFFALQFSMLLVITASPKLFPALSTPIFGNFLLKHLLFIILGVFLAVSVKIWFREEEIKKWLKESFSLLKIVFPLLILGVAIAGAIKAIIPPKYIVMYVGDNSLSSNFVASFIGALMYFATLTEVPIIKALMDLGMNVGPAMALLLAGPSLSIPTILTISKVLGKTKALTYLGLVVFFSTLCGYLAGNLLS
- the surE gene encoding 5'/3'-nucleotidase SurE, producing MIVNILIVNDDGIYSPSLIALYNALKEQFKNAEITIVAPTNQQSGIGRAISLFEPLRMTKVKLNDDIVGYAVSGTPTDCVILGIYQILKKVPDLVISGINIGENLGTEIMTSGTLGAAFEAAHHGAKAIASSLQMTADHLKFKEFDIPINFEIPAKITAKIAEKYVKYDMPCDVLNINIPENATLKTPVEITRLARKMYTTHVEERIDPRGRSYYWIDGYPIFEEEEDTDVYVLRKKGHISITPLTLDTTIKNLNEFKNKYKEVLCKMDK
- the ade gene encoding adenine deaminase produces the protein MIVLKNANIVDVYSGEIIKGNVGFENKEIVFVDLENDIEKLCKKINNSDIKIFDLKGKYLSPTFIDGHIHIESSHVIPSEFEKFALKSGVSRVVIDPHEIANVAGKEGILFMLNNAKILDVYVMIPSCVPATKLETSGGEITAKDIEELIILDNVLGLGEVMDYMAVINGDEEILKKIEVAKRYKKLIDGHCPKLRGRELNQYIKAGIMSDHESVEEEEALEKLRLGLKLMVREGTASKNIYLLKIRKKISDIRNIMLVSDDLCIKEADGYMFNILRKATNYISPIEAIQMVTVNPGNYFGLDVGIKPGNEASFVIFEDLNNFKVCDIIIKGKFLEEILNDLNKIKKRNIPKNLLNTMNYQYKKEMEFLIKGIDYRERDGLVRVIKPIKDSLITEELIFSVEEVKLLLKENVINKIFVIERHKNTGNIGKGLIYNFLNCGALASSYAHDSHNVIAIGNDEKDLSIAVNKLKDIGGGFIAVKDGEVVDYLPLPIGGLMGDDGNYVLNKMKILSEKIHEWSVFENPFLSMSFFSLPVIPELKITDIGLIKNMEKVDLFL
- a CDS encoding adenylosuccinate synthetase; translated protein: MTCTIIVGGQWGDEGKGKIISYICDKDKPSIIARGGVGPNAGHTVNIGGKSYGIRMIPTGFPYKEAKLAIGAGVLVDPEVLLKEVEMLKEFNIKERLIVDYRSGIIEEKHKIMDRKDEHLAKEIGTTGSGCGPANVDRVLRVLKQAKDVEELKDFLGDVSEEVNDALERGDNVLIEGTQGTLLSLYYGTYPYVTSKDTTASSFAADVGIGPTKVDEVIVVFKSYPTRVGAGPFPTEMSLEEAEKLGIVEYGTVTGRRRRVGYFDFELARKACRLNGATQIALTGLDKYDKDCYGATDYNSLTEKAKEFIRKIEEETGVPVTIISTGPEMHQTIDLRSEKL
- a CDS encoding site-2 protease family protein; this translates as MDSSKIIVIIAIIVWLILYSVRDSINLKTYGGVFGILRTKIGLKTVEKLGKYKIWRKIGIFSIPICVIIGCFMLLNLLEMSIKLISGTLPKEAGKPVIFLFGNVIPWIPGIIALLIAVSVHELAHGVFARSFGIKVKSSGILLFLGFPLGAFVELGDDFKNAEKKVRGAIASAGPLANLIIFLISIPMLSFTYSLPAELKIVGLNDPASKFLHEGDILYSINGKKITSLEEFKNIAKTIQPNKVYDVGVIENGKIKIYKIQSSKEGKLGIIVAPSEPLSLLVNTIYWTYWFNFLLALFNLLPAMPLDGFHVWNALPELLKERKNKILSKIGSFLELLINEKTLSSMTFLVWWIILGSILYSMW
- a CDS encoding PCI domain-containing protein, encoding MRYVAYKIYPEEFLNNEVVDNALILEGKKLRRVRILGRVENVNVGGIISFYVDGVNVRYFEEKPIYVEEGDVVDIIGRPKTYNGEKYLMAEIVKRRNEKWTTLRNLEIKKTRKYLLKAEDVGDDLEEEVFNEITGRDLDTIKNKILEIIKERGEITYEDLVEELNISEEELENCLSDLINSGDIFEPRPHIYKVL
- a CDS encoding DUF7839 domain-containing protein, with amino-acid sequence MKKRNITEFQVLSEIIRKQPHIKQKEIAENLGVTVQAVSEHIRNLVKEGYVKSRGRGEYVVTEKGLRKLKNWISEFRDYLDEINTAVYRYKDIWPAIANEDIEDGEIVYLFMRRGLLYASKEPKGKAKAKVLYGGKKGEDISICEIKGIIDVPKGKVIVFRIPPEVVGGSRAVNYDLIKESMDELDNYVIATMGTVAYVVASKLNVEPEIRFAVPEAIVNACNRGCNVIALITGKMAEKVIKKLDNSRISYTVLDATKEKEKRQNIKIK